A single window of Cataglyphis hispanica isolate Lineage 1 chromosome 2, ULB_Chis1_1.0, whole genome shotgun sequence DNA harbors:
- the LOC126858753 gene encoding uncharacterized protein LOC126858753 isoform X2, with protein sequence MPITRDTGTDSSNLLLTIPEEENTPTYERKQEPEHFKSYVRKSRSGHAISRKMQPSLKQLHHTTNDIEYNSSPESSARRDDVADGVIHIRPDPFIMHKILTMQKKVCDLLDEIAFRLGNIPAPDGIKDLQRRQQCVSEFVVRFSRNYLYDLNRYVKDIQRHMCIISPRAIVRPNHRSLGLHMHAIEHKLLAAHQLLLHALVAYCKHIPSSILKGHPGKFREILQVVIDLKTMCDRLHLNYLDSGDTDILSLGKTIESKCNTILSKLKLHVDNDLLDPNKTSSMASFTPHSTNKKRLNRKQLSNRLSMYSMENVKASKSNPKHRTNYYQKDKKYNTIDTHVKKISSEPISNHPYTSPITSPKDVNQISIRKHRTYAKEEDIKTMMDMLPIDSDNCSNFETQERHNTMLTRRIPKTSSKISDNLQDSKQSESIENIVKNTTTNNDDELVKKVTMITEEHLSSLVPIIADLMSYVSSKQNESEEMPVTKSTANTLMNFLQKYQSPKSTKISMNTSCDICHSSAGSSCECEHLKTNRTLTETRKNGKNMRLICMSSTENESKILRYCDASCQANCESLTELSDFEMRMKEEKRLANSLNNIELIISEETEINFQKYRHEYQRLVQLVPMYSSNTQNKPWDIVAWISDKLIDELIMEISKELQIDDVIQKLFELEFQEF encoded by the exons ATGCCAATTACGAGAGACACTGGAACAGATAGCAGTAATTTACTTCTTACAATTCCTGAAGAAGAAAATACTCCTActtatgaaagaaaacaagagCCTGAACATTTTAAATCATACGTCAGGAAATCTCGTTCTGGTCATGCGATATCGCGAAAGATGCAACCTTCGTTGAAGCAACTTCATCATACAACTaatgatattgaatataattccaGTCCTGAAAGTAGCGCACGTCGCGACGATGTCGCAGATGGAGTTATTCATATACGACCGGATCcatttattatgcataaaattCTGACAATGCAAAAGAAAGTCTGCGATCTACTGGATGAAATTGCGTTCAGATTGGGAAATATTCCAGCGCCGGATGGCATTAAAGATTTGCAGAGGCGGCAACAATGTGTTTCCGAATTCGTTGTacgattttcgagaaattatctATATGATCTCAATCGATATGTGAAAGATATCCAGAGGCACATGTGCATTATATCGCCGCGAGCGATAGTAAGACCGAATCACAGAAGCCTCGGACTACACATGCACGCTATTGAGCATAAGCTACTTGCCGCTCATCAATTACTGCTGCACGCATTAGTAGCTTATTGTAAACACATTCCTAGTTCTATACTCAAAGGACATCCAGGAAAGTTTAGAGAGATATTACAAGTAGTTATCGATCTAAAGACTATGTGCGATAGACTCCATTTAAACTATCTTGATTCAGGGGACACTGATATCTTATCACtg GGAAAAACTATTGAGAGCAAGTGCAATACCATTTTATCCAAGTTGAAGCTTCATGTAGATAATGATCTCCTAGATCCTAATAAAACGTCGTCAATGGCATCCTTCACTCCGCATTCGACAAATAAAAAACGGCTTAACCGTAAACAGTTATCCAATCGTTTAAGTATGTATAGTATGGAAAATGTCAAAGCTTCTAAAAGTAATCCTAAACATAGAACAA attattatcagaaagataaaaagtataatacaatagatacacatgttaaaaaaatatctagcgAGCCAATATCCAATCATCCATATACTAGTCCTATAACTTCGCCTAAGGATGTAAATCAAATTAGCATTAGAAAACATAGAACATATGCAAAAGAAGAGGATATAAAAACTATGATGGATATGTTACCTATAGATTCAGATAAT TGCAGCAACTTTGAAACACAGGAAAGACATAATACAATGCTCACAAGAAGAATACCCAAAACATCGAGCaaaatttctgataatttgCAAGATTCGAAACAATCAGaaagtatagaaaatattgttaaaaacacTACCACAAATAACGATGATGAATTGGTGAAAAAAGTGACGATGATAACAGAAGAACATTTGTCCAGCTTAGTACCAATTATAGCGGATCTTATGTCTTATGTTTCCAGTAAG caaaatgAATCAGAGGAGATGCCAGTTACGAAATCAACCGCAAATACACTAATGAATTTTCTGCAGAAATATCAATCGCCTAAGAGCACGAAAATCAGCATGAATACTAGTTGCGATATATGTCATTCTTCTGCGGGAAGCAGTTGTGAATGTGAACATCTTAAAACAAATAG aactTTAACTGAAACGCGAAAGAATGGTAAAAACATGCGACTGATTTGCATGTCATCAACAGAAAatgaatcaaaaatattgcgtTATTGTGACGCATCGTGCCAAGCAAACTGTGAAAGCTTAACAGAACTGTCAGATTTCGAAATGAGg atGAAGGAAGAAAAACGCTTAGCAAATTCGCTGAACAATATTGAGCTTATTATTTCCGAAgaaactgaaataaattttcagaaatatagaCATGAATATCAGCGTTTGGTGCAATTGGTTCCAATGTATTCTAGcaatacacaaaataaacCATGGGACATTGTCGCGTG GATATCCGATAAACTGATAGATGAATTAATAATGGAGATCTCAAAAGAATTACAAATAGACGATGTCATACAGAAATTATTTGAGTTAGAATTTCAGGAATTCTAA
- the LOC126858808 gene encoding uncharacterized protein LOC126858808 isoform X2, whose product MMNRLTILKLYKDILRYGETLKFTNKGYFRHRVRVAFKDNKNLTDEAMIDFQLKV is encoded by the coding sequence ATGATGAATCGACTAACTATCCTGAAACTTTACAAAGATATTCTGAGATATGGAGAAACtttgaaatttacaaataagGGGTACTTTCGACATAGAGTACGAGTAGCTTTCaaggataataaaaatctgaccGATGAAGCGATGATAGATTTTCAACTAAAG
- the LOC126858753 gene encoding uncharacterized protein LOC126858753 isoform X1 → MSLLLNPTESAYLNDNETENLFLSEDESEDYNFKYVPENRFKYIVKDVRRQRCREEEENVWASFVKQQELNGYDKNGIQPSVQSIKQLLDEGMKEADKELKRLEIDILPDKIEECGRIGNNKKKRLKVNNIRDLTPKKMPITRDTGTDSSNLLLTIPEEENTPTYERKQEPEHFKSYVRKSRSGHAISRKMQPSLKQLHHTTNDIEYNSSPESSARRDDVADGVIHIRPDPFIMHKILTMQKKVCDLLDEIAFRLGNIPAPDGIKDLQRRQQCVSEFVVRFSRNYLYDLNRYVKDIQRHMCIISPRAIVRPNHRSLGLHMHAIEHKLLAAHQLLLHALVAYCKHIPSSILKGHPGKFREILQVVIDLKTMCDRLHLNYLDSGDTDILSLGKTIESKCNTILSKLKLHVDNDLLDPNKTSSMASFTPHSTNKKRLNRKQLSNRLSMYSMENVKASKSNPKHRTNYYQKDKKYNTIDTHVKKISSEPISNHPYTSPITSPKDVNQISIRKHRTYAKEEDIKTMMDMLPIDSDNCSNFETQERHNTMLTRRIPKTSSKISDNLQDSKQSESIENIVKNTTTNNDDELVKKVTMITEEHLSSLVPIIADLMSYVSSKQNESEEMPVTKSTANTLMNFLQKYQSPKSTKISMNTSCDICHSSAGSSCECEHLKTNRTLTETRKNGKNMRLICMSSTENESKILRYCDASCQANCESLTELSDFEMRMKEEKRLANSLNNIELIISEETEINFQKYRHEYQRLVQLVPMYSSNTQNKPWDIVAWISDKLIDELIMEISKELQIDDVIQKLFELEFQEF, encoded by the exons ATGTCGCTCCTCTTGAATCCCACGGAATCCGCTTATCTGAATGATAACGAAACGGAAAACTTGTTCCTTTCCGAGGATGAAAgtgaagattataattttaag tacgtACCTGAAAATCGTTTCAAGTACATAGTAAAGGATGTACGTAGACAGAGATgtcgagaagaagaagagaatgtATGGGCTTCTTTCGTTAAACAGCAAGAGTTGAATGGTTATGATAAAAATGGTATTCAGCCCTCTGTTCAAAGTATTAAACAGCTGTTGGATGAAGGTATGAAGGAAGCAGATAAAGAACTTAAAAGATTGGAAATAGATATTCTGCctgataaaatagaagaatgcGGTAgaattggaaataataaaaaaaaaagactaaag GTAAATAATATCAGGGATTTGACTCCAAAAAAGATGCCAATTACGAGAGACACTGGAACAGATAGCAGTAATTTACTTCTTACAATTCCTGAAGAAGAAAATACTCCTActtatgaaagaaaacaagagCCTGAACATTTTAAATCATACGTCAGGAAATCTCGTTCTGGTCATGCGATATCGCGAAAGATGCAACCTTCGTTGAAGCAACTTCATCATACAACTaatgatattgaatataattccaGTCCTGAAAGTAGCGCACGTCGCGACGATGTCGCAGATGGAGTTATTCATATACGACCGGATCcatttattatgcataaaattCTGACAATGCAAAAGAAAGTCTGCGATCTACTGGATGAAATTGCGTTCAGATTGGGAAATATTCCAGCGCCGGATGGCATTAAAGATTTGCAGAGGCGGCAACAATGTGTTTCCGAATTCGTTGTacgattttcgagaaattatctATATGATCTCAATCGATATGTGAAAGATATCCAGAGGCACATGTGCATTATATCGCCGCGAGCGATAGTAAGACCGAATCACAGAAGCCTCGGACTACACATGCACGCTATTGAGCATAAGCTACTTGCCGCTCATCAATTACTGCTGCACGCATTAGTAGCTTATTGTAAACACATTCCTAGTTCTATACTCAAAGGACATCCAGGAAAGTTTAGAGAGATATTACAAGTAGTTATCGATCTAAAGACTATGTGCGATAGACTCCATTTAAACTATCTTGATTCAGGGGACACTGATATCTTATCACtg GGAAAAACTATTGAGAGCAAGTGCAATACCATTTTATCCAAGTTGAAGCTTCATGTAGATAATGATCTCCTAGATCCTAATAAAACGTCGTCAATGGCATCCTTCACTCCGCATTCGACAAATAAAAAACGGCTTAACCGTAAACAGTTATCCAATCGTTTAAGTATGTATAGTATGGAAAATGTCAAAGCTTCTAAAAGTAATCCTAAACATAGAACAA attattatcagaaagataaaaagtataatacaatagatacacatgttaaaaaaatatctagcgAGCCAATATCCAATCATCCATATACTAGTCCTATAACTTCGCCTAAGGATGTAAATCAAATTAGCATTAGAAAACATAGAACATATGCAAAAGAAGAGGATATAAAAACTATGATGGATATGTTACCTATAGATTCAGATAAT TGCAGCAACTTTGAAACACAGGAAAGACATAATACAATGCTCACAAGAAGAATACCCAAAACATCGAGCaaaatttctgataatttgCAAGATTCGAAACAATCAGaaagtatagaaaatattgttaaaaacacTACCACAAATAACGATGATGAATTGGTGAAAAAAGTGACGATGATAACAGAAGAACATTTGTCCAGCTTAGTACCAATTATAGCGGATCTTATGTCTTATGTTTCCAGTAAG caaaatgAATCAGAGGAGATGCCAGTTACGAAATCAACCGCAAATACACTAATGAATTTTCTGCAGAAATATCAATCGCCTAAGAGCACGAAAATCAGCATGAATACTAGTTGCGATATATGTCATTCTTCTGCGGGAAGCAGTTGTGAATGTGAACATCTTAAAACAAATAG aactTTAACTGAAACGCGAAAGAATGGTAAAAACATGCGACTGATTTGCATGTCATCAACAGAAAatgaatcaaaaatattgcgtTATTGTGACGCATCGTGCCAAGCAAACTGTGAAAGCTTAACAGAACTGTCAGATTTCGAAATGAGg atGAAGGAAGAAAAACGCTTAGCAAATTCGCTGAACAATATTGAGCTTATTATTTCCGAAgaaactgaaataaattttcagaaatatagaCATGAATATCAGCGTTTGGTGCAATTGGTTCCAATGTATTCTAGcaatacacaaaataaacCATGGGACATTGTCGCGTG GATATCCGATAAACTGATAGATGAATTAATAATGGAGATCTCAAAAGAATTACAAATAGACGATGTCATACAGAAATTATTTGAGTTAGAATTTCAGGAATTCTAA